From Leptodactylus fuscus isolate aLepFus1 chromosome 11, aLepFus1.hap2, whole genome shotgun sequence, one genomic window encodes:
- the LOC142185179 gene encoding sprouty-related, EVH1 domain-containing protein 1-like: MDRDCILSIRAVVMSRDDSSGGWVPMAGGGLSHITMSKIRRPDTSRQRDFLILGERVRDQSTMLECILKKGLVYNKANPIFHHWKVEENRFGLTFQCPADGDKFENRVQAAMDELGEGSMTHSTSSSSSSSSREAAQAMGDVMPIHTDSESSSNSRKEMLPKHITIVTSESSSSCYVRSPVSEEFGFSTGPSVSPTTQSQPLKRLSFHDEEELESINPCKDLWVSKGYEDYRRAALQQPEQSKSDLRVHFQKATGSKAKDRHFPGAVGSSTSESESQLKDPRASPSCRIHGTPSPKSKEHSHLSGEEDTATARCVYCRDVFSSEENGRGQCQDAPDPIGRCVYQLSCMWCAESLLYHCMSDSEGEYSDPCSCDPGHPHFCIRWAALVALSLVVPCMCCYLPLRACHWCGEHCGCCGGKHKAVR; this comes from the exons ATGGACAGAGA TTGCATCTTGAGTATCCGTGCGGTGGTGatgtccagagatgactccaGTGGGGGCTGGGTACCTATGGCAGGAGGAGGTCTCAGTCACATCACGATGAGCAAAATACGACGACCAGACACCTCTCGCCAACGAGACTTCCTTATTCTTGGGGAACGGGTGAGAGACCAGAGT ACCATGCTTGAGTGTATCCTGAAAAAGGGTCTTGTCTACAATAAAGCCAATCCCATCTTCCATCACTGGAAAGTAGAAGAGAACAGGTTTGGCCTGACCTTCCAATGCCCAGCCGATGGAGACAAATTTGAGAATAGAGTGCAGGCTGCTATGGATGAACTGGGAGAAG GGTCTATGACACACTCAACATCctcatcttcatcctcctcctcacgaGAAGCGGCTCAAGCTATGGGGGATGTCATGCCA ATTCATACAGATAGCGAATCATCTTCTAACAGCCGGAAGGAAATGTTACCAAAACACATCACCATCGTCACCAGTGAGTCGTCCTCTAGCTGCTACGTGAGATCTCCTGTTTCTGAAGAATTTGGGTTTTCCACTGGTCCATCAGTCAGTCCAACCACACAG TCACAGCCTTTAAAGCGTTTGTCCTTCCATGACGAAGAAGAACTTGAGAGCATCAACCCATGCAAAGATCTTTGGGTATCCAAGGGATATGAAGACTATCGGCGCGCAGCTCTACAGCAGCCTGAACAGTCCAAGTCCGACTTGAGAGTCCACTTCCAAAAAGCCACCGGGAGCAAAGCCAAGGACAGGCACTTTCCAGGAGCTGTGGGCTCGAGTACATCAGAAAGTGAGAGTCAGTTGAAGGACCCTAGGGCCTCCCCTTCATGCAGGATTCATGGCACCCCTTCTCCTAAGTCTAAGGAACACTCTCATCTGTCTGGGGAGGAGGACACAGCCACCGCCCGTTGCGTCTATTGCAGGGACGTGTTTAGCAGTGAAGAGAATGGCAGAGGGCAGTGCCAGGACGCTCCAGACCCCATAGGGCGTTGTGTCTACCAACTTTCCTGCATGTGGTGTGCTGAGAGCTTACTATACCACTGCATGTCAGACTCAGAGGGCGAGTATTCGGACCCCTGCTCCTGCGACCCAGGGCATCCCCATTTCTGTATACGCTGGGCTGCCCTGGTGGCCTTGTCTCTTGTGGTCCCCTGCATGTGCTGCTACCTCCCATTACGGGCATGCCACTGGTGTGGTGAACACTGTGGCTGTTGCGGGGGGAAGCATAAAGCGGTGCGGTGA